In Bradyrhizobium sp. 170, the DNA window TGGAACGCCCAAACATCCCGGACTGCATCTGCGTAGGAAAACATCGCGCCATCGCCATACAGCTCGAGTTGGTAGAAAAGCGCGATCACGGCAAACGCAGCGGACCAGGTCAGGCCTACCCCGATAATGAGATTGAGATACCGGAATGCGAGATCATCAAGGCGCAAAACGCGGCCTGGCATGTCATCGCGTAAGGTAGGATATCGCTTTTAAGCGAATAGAAGAATCGCAAGCTTAGGACTTTTCGCAAACCGAAGCCTTCAGATTAATGATTTTGTGACCGGAGCGTGCCGCCTTCGTCGTTAAGTACCGCCTGTTGTGGGGGGTGACCGGCGCTTGAAGCGCGACGCGGGCAGTGATCTCGATTCCGGCTTTTGTGAGCCCGTCGAGCTTGGCTGGATTGTTGGTGAGCAGGACGATCCGCGTGCAATTCAGGGTTCGCAGCATCAGCGCAGCAACGCCGTAGTCGCGCTCATCGTCTTCGAATCCGAGCGTCGTGTTGGCATCACGCGTATCGAGCCCGCTGTCCTGCAGCCGATAGGCTCTCATCTTGTTCGCAAGGCCGATACCACGACCTTCCTGCGCCATATATAGAATGACGCCGCTGCCAAGGCTTTCTAGGCGGGCGAGGGCGAGCCGAAGCTGGTCACCACAGTCGCATCGCTGCGAGCCGAACACATCTCCGGTCAGGCATGCCGAATGAAGCCGAACCGGGACAGGTTGAGTAAAATCTGGCTTTCCGACAATGATGGCGACCTGATCCGCGCCGAGAGGGTCCCGAAACACGACAAAGCGCGCCGCTGTGCCTGACGCCAATGGAATCGTTGCTTCGCTCACGAGCGCAAATGCATTCGTCGCGTCCGCGGCAAACCGATTGACCGCGTCCGCTTCGACTGTAACGATCAAGTCCATCAAGGCGTCGTTGCGGTTCGGCATCACGTTCGCTGCGAGCACCGCCGGCAGGCTGCGGCTCAACTTGGCGAGCCGGATTGCCGCCGTGGCAGCACGACTTGCAGTCTCCGCCGTTCCTGCAAAGTGCCCCTCGTTTTCAGCACTGGCAGCGAGGTCGAAGATGGTGCTCACGCCGACCACCGGGGAAAGCGGTAAGGCCATTGCGGTCGATGCCTTGATGCCGATCGAGCGGGCTCGCTGTTGCGTGACGACGAGTTTCGGCGCGTTCGGCCTGCATAGGACCGCAAAATCACCCAGGCGTTGTTCGTCAAGCCCGTCGACCGGCAAAGCGAGCAAGGATTCGCCGGATGCGCTAATACGAATCGGTCTTCGCGCCTGCAGCTCGCTCAAGGCGCGGCTGACACTGATGCATTCCGCGTTGCCAAGCAGGGCTGAATTTGCAGACGAATGCGCGGCGCTCATTCGTGGGTGACCTTCCTTTACCGGGCGCGTTCGTAGAACACCGAGAATTCAGAATCATTCCGCTAGAAATCAGATGGATTTCTGCAGCCGAGTGGTCAATAGTAGCATTGATCGTTCACAGGTTCCGGATTTTGATCTCTGCCGTGTTGCTTGGCAAATTACGCACCCGTGAATTCGCGTCTTCCGATGCATGGGAGAGCTTTGTCCAGCGTTTTCGTCGAGGACAGCAACCCCTTCCTCAAGCCTGGGCGGATCTGTTTGGCCCGTTGCGCAACGGGGGAGTGGACGATCTCGTGATTGTGGGGCAAATCGGCCAATCGCTCGATGGACGCATTGCGACGGCTACCGGCCATTCAAAGTATATCAATTGCCCGGCTGGCATTGAACACCTCCATCGGCTGCGTGCGCTCGTCGACATTGTCGTCATTGGCGTTGGGACTGCCGTCGCTGACGATCCGCAATTGACGGTCAGACAAGTCGCCGGCCCTCAGCCGGCGCGTGCCGTGATCGATCCAAGAGGTCGCCTCGGGGCCAATGCGAGATTGTTCGCCGACGATGGTGTTCGCCGCCTGCTAATCACCGCAGAGGGCACACGTTGCACGCTGCCTCCCGGGGTTGAAGTTGTGACCCTGCCGGCCCAAGATGGAAATATAGCTCCATCCGCCATCGTTGCCTCGCTGACGCGGAGAGGGATGCGCCGCGTGTTGATCGAGGGCGGCGCTGACACCCTTTCGCGCTTTATCGCGGCCCGATGTCTCGATCGTCTGCATATAACCGTCTCGCCCGTCATGTTGGGCGCCGGAGGCCCTGGCATCGAGTTGCCGCCGCTCGAGCGGGCCGATCAGGCCCACCGTATGCCTGTGCGCGTGCACATGATCGAGGATGACGTACTGTTTGATTGCGACCTGTCGGCTCAGCGCGTGGTACTCGGTGTGGCAAAGAAGTCGACCTGACCTGCGCGCACCGCTGAAACGCCTTTGCGGAATGCGGCTTTTCTTCTGACCAGCCAGTTGTCGATTTCGGGCCGGGATAGCGGTTCGATTTCACACACGGAGGCTGCCACCGCACGGCGAAGACGACGTGTTCACCACAAGGGCGCCTCATATTGCGCGCGGGCGACGTGTGACTCTGAGAGCGTGATGCGCAGGGCGTTGAGCTCCCGGCCGGGACGGCCGAGTTCGCCAGCTCGGGCCGGCTTCGCCAGTCCGTCGAAAATATACTTGGACAGAAATTCCGTAGTGGTGTTGCTGCCCTTGAACTCGGGCACGTCGTCGAGATTGCGGTAGTTGAGTGGCACCAGTACCGCCTTAAGCGCATTGTGGGCGCGGCCGATGTCGATCACAATTCCATTGATGTCGAGGGTGTCCGCGATGAAGGCCGCATCGACCACGAAAGTCGCCCCGTGCAACGTCTGCGCGGGTCCGAAAACCGCGCCCCGGAAAGAATGAGCGATCATGATGTGGTCGCGAACTTCGATGGTGAACAAGGAAGCTCCTTACGAATAAATGACGGGTTGGCAGAGTATGCCGGTCTTGGCGTCGAGAATTCCCGGCAGTTGATCCGGCAAATCTCCAAACGCAATCGCTGGTGCCAGCAATGCGTCGAGCCGTTGATCGTTGAGCAGTGCGACGGCGGACGCGAGACGGCGGACGCGCGTCCAGCGCGGACGGTGCGATGGGGCAACGCGCCCGACCTGGCTTGATATCAGCCGAAGCCGGCGGCTATGGAAGGAGCCGCCTAGCATTGCGGTCACTGCGGCGTCACCATACCAACTCATCTCGAGCACAGTAGCCTCGTCTCCGCCTAGTTCGAGCGCCGTTCGTAGTCCATCGGGCGAACCGCTGGCGTGAACGATGAGGTCGCAGTCACCTCTTCCTTTCCCGGGTTCAGCGAAACTAACCCCGAGTGTTTCTGCCAATTTCGCCCGGCCTGGATTGATATCCACAAGCGTGACATCCGTACCAGGAATCCGCCCGCACAAATACGCGACGAGAGAACCGACGACGCCAGCCCCTACGACAGCGATGCGGTCGGCTGGTGCCGGTGTAGCATCCCACACGCCGTTGAGCGCGGTTTCCATGTTGGCTGCCAGCACCGCGCGTCGTGGTGGCACGTCCTCCGGAAGCGCGACCGCTGCGCTCGCGGGGATGTTGAAAGCGGTCTGGTGCGGGAAGAGCGCGAAGACGTTCTTGCCCTGCAAGGCGCCTCCGCCGCTCTCGACCCGTCCGACGGCGGCGTAGCCGTACTTGACGGGAAAGGGAAAACTACCCGCCATGAATGGCGCGCGCATCCTTTCGAATTCGCTGACGGGTACGCGCCCACCAAACACCAGTGATTCGGTGCCCCGACTGATTGCGCTATAGATGGTTTTCACGCGTACTTCGCCTGCGCGGGGCGGAGCCATCTCTTCCCGCCGAATCTCGACCTGTCCGGGTCCGCGATACCATAGGGCCGAGGCAATATCGGTACTCGCACTAGCAGCCATTTTCTTAAATCTCGGACTGGAATTCCCAACGGCTTGACGTGTTATAAGCGGTAGTCTGCACCGCCCGTCGGCGAATGAAAAGCATAACCTCTTTGCTACGGGCACACCCGATCTGGCGGCGCTTCTCTTTGTTCGCGGTCACCTTGCCCTGAAAGGTGACAGGGTTTTGTATGCCGTGATCGGCTTCGTCATCATGCATTTTTCACCGATGCCGTTGCTGCAGTGATACCCGCGGCCGGATTGATCCAGGGCAACGAACCCGTGACGGCGTCGACTGCAATTCTCCTGTACGTTCGCAACGAACATCATCCAAACTAGGAACCGATACTCGACGGCCAAGCAAGGCCGCCCCAACGCCGCGAGCGGGCAGAAGGAAATGGTAATGCGATAAGGCAAGAAATCCAAAGTACGCGTGGACTTGGGTGACTGTGCCCAGAGACGACTCGCCCAATGCAAGGGGCTTTCAGCTGAACTCCCACCGTCAGACGGAAATGAGCGCATAGGGCAACCCCGAAGGCTTCTGCACGCCCATGGCGACGTTGTACACCCGCGCTCCGGCGGGCGTGCGGCCTCATACTTCCCGCGATGCGCATGACCATGCACGACGGCGCATACCTTGAAGCGGTCAATGGTTTCTGCAAGGCGCGAGCACCCGAGGAAGGGATAAATTTCGAGAGGTTCACCCTCCACCGTGTCGACAATCGGGGCATAGTGAAGGACCACGACGGCGCGCCGGCTGTTCACCGTGCGCATGATGTTCTCCAGCCGCATCGCTTCATTCATCGCTTCGGCAACAAACGTCTTGATCGCCGGCTCGCCGAAAGAGCTTAGCATTCGTGGACCAAATCCGCCGGCAAAGCCCTTCACGCCAATAAATGCCACGCCATTAACTTCGGCTGCCTGGCCATCGAGCAGGTGTACGCCCGCGTCACAAAGGATTCGTTTCACCTCGTCGGCATGTCCCGACTCGTAATCGTGGTTCCCAAGGACGCCGATTACTGGGACAGAGCAGGCACGCAGCTCTTTAGCGAGGATTTCCGCCTGTGCCGGAGTTCCCGTATCGGTGAGGTCGCCGCAAAGGACCAGGGCGCCGGCACTCTTCGAGATTGCTTGAAACAATTCGCGGAGCGAGCCCGACTGCCCATCCTTCACATGAAGATCGCCCATGCCTGCAAATGTGAATGAACTTGCATCATCGTTCATTGCCGCACTCGTCTTCGACGTTCAGGAAGCCCCACTTCTCGGTCGCACTTCGGTAATCGGAGCTGGAAAGCAACCGACCGCGGCAGAGTTTCGTCGCCGGTGGCGGACCTTCCCGCTGCCGACTCAATCGTTCAAGAAGATCGTCAAGCAGCCAATCTGGAATGGCATCTCGCTCACTCGGATAGATCCAACGAAACGTGAGCAGATGACAAAGCAGTATCTCCCAATGTGGGTTCATGTACATGATCAGGCGCTGCCAATCGATTGCCTCTCGCTGCTTAAGAATGAGATGGACGATATCGACGCCATCATGACGGTTCCGCTTCTGGATGAACGCCTTGGTCCAGATCAGCTCGGTGGGGTTGATCACAGGCACGCAATGCCCGAGCACTTGAGCCTGTGTTGCATACTGAAACCACTCTTCCTGAACCGGCACGGCGCCATTGCTGGAACCAAAGATGACGTCGACGAAATCGCGACCGCGGTGAACTTTTCCCAGCCAACTCTCATTCGCCGATACCCGATTGTTCCGCTGTAGGTGAGAGAGTAGGCGAGGGAATTCCGCGGCAGTCGTAAAAATGTCTAGGTCCTTTGTCGGGTACCGCGCATGGGTATAAAGATTTACGGCGTACCCGCCTCCGATCATGAACGGAAGGTCCGATTCGAGGAGATCCCTCAGGACAATTGAATAGAACTGCTCCGTTTGGGTAAGAGCCGCGAGTTTGAACGCATCGACATCTGTCGAACGTACCGTACCCGGCGCTGGGCGATCTCGCGCGTGCACTGACCACTCCATTTGGTCCTCAATACCAATCGGCGCGCATCCTGGAAGTGCCATCCGCGGACCTCGCACGACGTCGCCAGAAATAGGTTTGCCCGAATCCCAGAGACATCGGTGGATCACATCCTCCGCCTCGGTGAACCGGTGAGCGGTCACAGCTTGCGGCTACCAACAATCGGCATTTCCGAGATTAAGCCTACCGGACATAGTAGGGACACGACAAAACTAGTGACACGATGCCGAGCCCCACTCATTTACCGATCGTCTCGATTGCGCTGGCAAACAGTCGGGCGGAACCTTGCCAAGTGGGGAGCTGAGCCGCTGCCGCGCGAGCATTCGCGGCAAGCCGCCGCCGTTGATGCGGATCGCCGATCAGACGGCGCAGTGCCTGCGACAATGCGATCGGATCGTCCGGAGGCACCAGCAGACCGGCCTCCGCCGGCACTGTTTCTGGGATCGCGCCCGCCCTGGTAGACACGACCGGAAGGCCGTGCCCGATCGCTTCGGCGAGCGCCATCCCATACCCTTCGAAACGCGACGCAAGAACAAATATGTCGGATGCCAAATAGAGTTCGGTGATGCGCTCAGCCGGCACGGCGCCGAGCACCGTGACCTTGTCGCCGAGGCCGTAGGCCTCGATGTCGGCGTCAAGCTTCGCGGCGGCCGCCGGGTTGCGGGTCCGGTCACCCGCGATCGTCAGCCGCCAAGGCATGTCGGCAAGTGTGACCAGAGCAGCAATCAGCAGATCGTATCCTTTGCCTGGTACCACCGAACCAATCGAGAGAAGCCGAACGACGCCATCGTTGCTGCCGGGCGCTGACGGAACAGGATCATTACCCGGTCGGACCACGCTGACGCGCTGAGCCGGGACGTCGTAATCAGCGATCACAATCCGGGCGGTTGCCTCACTCGTGACCACGACGTGCGCGGCAGCAGCGAGCGCCGCGCGCTCGCTCTCGCGGAAGACGTCTGCCTGCGTTCTGTCTAGACCGGAGTGCAGAGCAAGCGGTTGATGCACCAAAGCGATGAGGGGTGTGCGGGATCGGAGCGCGCCGGCCTCGGGCAGGGCCCCGAATGCAAGCCCATCGAGCACCATCGGACAGCCGGCCGGCACCGCGGACAGTATCGCCAGCGCGGTCGCGCGCTGCGCGATGCTCGGGAATGGAAAGCTGCTGCCTATGTTGGCGACATCGACGTGCCAACCGAGCCGCCGAAGCTCTTGGATGATGCGTCGATCATAGCGATAACCTCCGGTCGGCGTGGCGAGATCACCCGGCACGGCGAACACAAGGTGCAGTTCATTGTATGGAAACGTGCGCACGCTGCGGATCCTGCGATGGTTGCGGCAAGTCAGACGGATTTGCGCGAGCCGCAAGCCGAACAATATCCGTCTTCATGACGGCCATTCCTTTCGCTGCTAGGTAGGTTTCGCTTCCTTCCAGGCGCATAGTGAGAGGCCGCCGCGAAAAGAATCCAAGCGAGCGTGCCGCCCGATGACATCAAGCATGGTCAGCAGTAGCGCAGCGAGGGCGGGCACGTCTCCTTTGGGAATGAACGTCCAGGGAACAGAGCGACCGCGGCTAAACCCAGCTTGGTCCAGCAGCACGGAAAATTCTTCGCGAGTCAGTATTCGGTCACTAGAAAGGTGCTTGGTGCCAAACCCCAACATAGGTGCTATCGTCCGATACCAAACGTAATCGGCATCCGGTGTCAGGCAGAAAAAACGGCCACCAATCTTCAGCACCCTATAGATGCTTGCCAACGCCGCTCGCTTGTCTAGCATATGCTCGAAGGCACCGGTACAAATCGCCAGATCGACCGACTGGTCCGGGATTGCGTTCAGCTCCTCGGCGTTGCCCACTTCGAACGTAAGGTTGGCTTTCCAGGCTGAGTTCCCAAGACGAGCGCGCGCCGCTGCGATCATGCCCTGCGAGACATCAATCCCGATGCCACGAGCTATTTCAGGTGCAAGGGCGAGCAGGTGATGGCCGTTGCCGCAACCGAGGTCCAGCACCACATCAGAGGGCTGGATTCGAGCCAGGTTTCGCACGAGCGCGAGTCGGTATTCGAGCAACCGTTGCGGGTGACCGTGTTGCTCGGGAGATCCTGTTGACGCACATCGATCAAAGAAAGATCGGATGTCCGTTGTGTTGCATGAGGGAGCGGTCCTGACACCGCGAAGTCCTGACCAAGGCGCTCGCCGTTCGGTGCCAACTGTCTGTCCCCGCAGCGGGTGGCCTGCGAGATCGGCAGAACTTATCGGATTTCGCGTCTGTATCATCCGCATGACAGGCGCCCCCGAGAATCGACTCCGGCAACCAAATAATTCAATTGCTCCGCCTAAGTTCCCAGATGGCGCAATCTACAAGGTGTGGGCGCGCTGCATTTATCCCTCGTGCAGATCCTGGCGCGTCGATGCGATCGGTTTGCAAAGCCGCCATTCGGCCCGAATTCGCGGACGCTGAATGCCACGCCGCATCGTCTGGCAGGGCCGCAAGTGCTAGGCTTAAGGGCCGGAAAAGATCGTGCACGCCGCAGAATTTCTTTTGGGGTTTCGGTTCTGACGCGGTGAAACGCACACAAGGGGCCGGTAATCGGGATCAGCCACAGTTTTCCGCCTCGGCGGAACTGAAGACAATTCCTGCGGAGTGTCGATTATGAGCTGGTTTTTCATCGCCCTGTGGGCGCCATTCTTACTTGCTTGCGCCAATCACAACGACAAGTTTTTGCTGTCGAGATACCTCAAGCAGAAAAGTATCGGATCTATTGTCGTACTCTCTTCGCTGTTCAGCGGCGTGGCGATCGCGATCGTTTTGTTCATTCAGCCGGACGTGTACGACGTCAGCTTCGTTCAAGGAGCCGCGCTTGGCGCGACCGGGATGTCGAGCGTCTTCGCCGCTGTTTGCTATCTCTACGCACTCGACATCGAGGAAGCATCTTTCGTCACACCGCTTTATCAGATGGTGCCCATCTTTGCTTACGTCCTCGGTTATTTCATTCTGAGTGAAACGATCACGCTTGCTCAAGGAATTGGGTTCGTTCGTTATTATTGTCGGTGCGCTTGCATTGTCGTTTGAGTTTGGTCGGCGGGGAATGCGGTTCAAGCGAAACGTCGTGGCATTGATGCTGGGGGCTTGCTTCTTGAGTGCGGTAAATGGCGTCATTTTCAAGCTGATCGCCGTGGACAAGGGTTTTTGGGTTTCGCTTTTTTGGGGACTCGTCGGCCAAACGATGACCGGTTTGACTTTCCTGGTCTGCGTTCCAAGTTACCGCAGAGATTTCCTCGACCTCTTCAAGCAATCGAAAGTCGGCGCTGTTGGCCTCATCGCGTTGAGCAAGGAAGACCGCGGTTGCGGTCTGTTCTCCCCAGCCCGAACCATAACATTCGGCACACAGCGGGGAGGGCTCGGCTCAATTAAACTAAACGCGCTTCCTTGTGTCTGGTTCCCGACCCTAGGCGGGAGCCAAGTAGCGGTTTTCCGAGCCGAGCCAAGCCCGCCAATGCGGTGATAACGTGCTGCGGATGTTCGGTACCGAAAATCCACCGGCCCCGGGGTGACGGCGGAGGCATGCAGGCTCGCGCTCACTGCCAGAGTGCGCACGACAGGGGCCGGGTGGTTCGGGAAAACGCCCGGCATTGGCGACAGGTTGCCGACGTAGCGGTTGATGACGCGGAACAGCGCGCGGATCGCTTCTTGGTTGGTGGTGATGCTGTGGAGATTGCACATCTATCGAAAGCTGCCGCGACGGATCACCCTGCGTAGCCTCTATTACTATGCAGATCCCTTAGCCTGCGCATGTAGTAATCTGCCGCTCAACCGCTGACCTGATCTCGTCGTTGATTTTGATAACCCTCTTCTTGCTCTTGCGCCATTTCCCCCACGCTCCCGCGGCGTTCGACATCAATGCCCGCCCGGTCAGCGCTGGACGGGCAACATTGTCACAGCGGACCAGGAAGTGGACCACCGTATAGTCACGGAGCATCAACGGCACGGGCAGCGTCAATCCTTTTCCCGCCCATCTCCCTTCACGAAAAGGTCGTCCGGACGATGTGTTCGGACAGGAATTAGATCCGGAGTAGCTATCGACCAACTCGCGCTATCGTCGGCGACGGGCCCTGGTTCGTTGGCGGCGGCAGAGCGGCTAGCAGCGCCTTTTGTCTTTACGGCTTTCTTGGCTGCGGCAGAACGAGCTGAGGCGGTGCGGCGCGAGGCGGCACGACGCGTTTGCTTCGAGAGCGCGGTGCGCGACGCCGTGCTGCGCGGTTCGCGCTTAAGGACCCGTGACACGGCGCGCGAGACGCGCGGTCGGCGTCGGGGCTTTCGCTTGCCCTGGCCTGCCTCATACGCGTACTCGGCGCTTTTGCGGGTGCTCGCCTTGGCCTTGCCTTTCCGTGGCGGGCGAAGAGCAACGCCTGCGCGCCTCGCTTTGGATAGGCCAATGGCAATGGCCTGCTGCGGCGATCTCGCCCCATGTTTGCCGCGGCGAACCTTGCGGATCTCCTCATGCACAAATTCGCCCGCCTGAGTGGTGGTTGATTTGCCCGCGCGCTTGTCCTTCCGGGCCTTCTCCACGGTTCGTCGCTCTGGCATGACTATTCCTCCATAGTGCCCTCAAGCGTAACGCCGTACCTCGCAAAAGGTCCCTGAACGCTGCTTGCGGGGTGTGAACGCCGCAGCCGCGCCATGGCCTAACATGCCGCGCACGTGCTTATCGGAACAACATCGAGCAACTCTGGCCGATCTGGACAGAGTCGGCAGCGCGACCTTGCGCGCAACTATTTCTCGCCTTCGAGTCAACCCATCACGAGATGCTCAGCGAGCACCGTCCAGGACGCGCGGATCTTGTACTCTACGTTCCACTACGACTAATCGCAGACGCCAGGGCGCCGCAGCCTATATCCGCCGGAGGATCGCCTTCATCTGATCGATCTCCTGACGCTGCGACCGTTCGATCTCACCGCACAAGCGGACGATCTCAGGGTCGGTCAGTTTCGCCTGCTGACACATCAGGATTGCACCCGAGTGGTGCGGAATCATCGAGCGAAGGAATGCGCGATCGCCGATCGTCGTCTGGCTGCGGATCAGGGCAAGCTGCCGACGAAACGATGATTGCGCCCGCGAGGATCGCGGTATTTGCGCCCCTCGACGGGAACAAGTGCCGCATCGCCATGATCATCAGCACCACCATCGGTGCGACCATCACCACCGTCATGTAGAGCATATTGAGATTGTTGGAGAAGCTGTCGAGCCCATCGATCATGACGAACATCACGAGATACGTGATGACGCCGCTGATGATCGTCTGAACAATGAGGCTGGCATAGCCACCCTTGTTCGTCTTCATGTGATCCATATCGGCGCTTCTTTTTTGTTCGCTGCGCTTCCCAGCAACGCGCAAAGACTAGATCCGTCATCGAGCGGCCAACACACGCAATTGCAGCGAGCCCAACGAGGGAGCGTTAGGATCCCGCCGCTCCCTGCCGCCGCCGCGCGATCACGAACAGTGGCAGCGATGCGAACTGGACTGCGACGGCGAATATAACGAGCGCGAGCCGCGACTGCTCATACAGAAGACCGGTCGCGATGCTGCCGAGCAGCCAACCACTTCCATAACCCGCAAAGAACAGTCCGAAGGCGAGATTTCGTCGGCTCTCCGGTAGGACGCCGGCGACAACGGCTTTCAGCAGCATGTCTTGCGTGACCTGGCCGATGCCCCAAAACGCCATTCCCAAGAGCGCTAGATAGAAGCCGCCGAGGAATACAAGCGGCGAGAAGAGAGCCGTCAGGACGACCGCGATGAGCATGACCGGCAATCCGATCCTGTCGTACAGCTTGCCCAGGCCGAGACTTGCCATCACGCCACAAGCGGTGCCGAATGCCAGGAAGAGCGGCACCCAATAAACAGTAGCCAGGCCGCTGCGGGAGAGGTGGTAGGCAATGAGCTCGAAGCTCATGAGCCCGGCCGCGAAGCATGCCCCTGCCAGCATGTAGAGCCAATAGGCCGGCGTGAATCCTTTCGCTGGTGCGCTGCGATGTTCCTCAAGCCGCGAGGGGACCGGGAACTGGTGGCGCGCGAAAGTCAGAGAGGCCAGCGCGAGCAGACACGGGATAGCGAGCAGGACATAGCCCGCCCGATGCTGGCCGTGCAGGAAGAGCAGCAGCGCGATGAGGAGAGGGCCGACGGTCCGGCCTCCGGCGTCCAAGGCGTTGTGGACGCCATAGACCCAGCCTCTGCCGTGCTGGCTTGTGGCGTAGGAGAGCATCGCCTCGACGATCGGCTTGCGCATGCCCCGACCGATGCCCTGGAGGAGGACAAGCCCGGCTGCCAGAGTCCAATGTCCAGCCAGCGCGATCGCTGGGACGGCAATCAGGTTGAGTGCATAGCCGACAAAGGCGATGCGCCAATACTTTCCCGTCTTGTCGGCGAGATAGCCGGAAATGCCGCGGGTGAGATAGTTCAGGAATTCGCTCAGACCCGCGGTAACGCTGATGACGGCCGCGCCAGCTCCCAATGAGGCGAGGAACGGCCCATTCATGCTCGCGCCACCTGAGTAGGTCGTGTCGCCGAAGAAATCAACGGCGCCCATGATGAGTACGAAGGTGAAGGCGGGCGACGCGGAACCGATCGACAACAAGCCTCGAGCCATTTCACATCACCGTCGGATGAGCTCGTCCAGCGACCATCGTTCCTGAATCGGATTGGCAACAATGACGGTAGCAGCTGTTGCCACTAGCCGGACTCCCATTACTCTGACGAGAAGAACTAGCTCTTTGTTGGCAGAGATCATCTTCAAGGTCCTCTCCTTACATGTTACATCCGGCCAAATCCCGTGAGCCGTCCCGGATCCTGACGGGGCAAAAGCCCGCCGCGGCGTGAGGATTAGTCGGGGGACTTGCAGCGCTTAAACGGCTTGCCGACAGCATCGGTTCCCGATTGCGAAAATCGATCATGACTGCACGCTTCGCATGCGGCCGGCGGGATCTCGATATGACATCGAGCGAGCAACCGCCGGGCGGGTCGGACGGCCCTTCCGATGAAGGCCGCTTGCAGCGCGGCATTTCCGACGATGCGGGCGAGAGCGTCCGCGGCCCTGGTGACATGCATCCTGCGAGAGGCGCGACCATCTGGACGAAATCGGCGGAGGCGATTGGGGAGGAATTGGATCTTCGGGTGACGACGTCGCACTCATTTGATCCGCAAGCCTTTCCGACGGGTCGAATGATGACACGTGCGACGACCGTAACGAGGCCAAGATCGGGGGGCAGCGTTCTGCTGAAAAGTCGCGACCCACGTATTGCGCCTCGGATCGACTATAACTTGCTGGCCGATCCGAGTGATCGCCGCCGCATTCTCGAAGGCGTGAAACTGTCCCGGCGCATCAGGCGAACGGCGGCAATCGTATTCCATTGTGTGGAAGGATCGGT includes these proteins:
- a CDS encoding MFS transporter codes for the protein MSIGSASPAFTFVLIMGAVDFFGDTTYSGGASMNGPFLASLGAGAAVISVTAGLSEFLNYLTRGISGYLADKTGKYWRIAFVGYALNLIAVPAIALAGHWTLAAGLVLLQGIGRGMRKPIVEAMLSYATSQHGRGWVYGVHNALDAGGRTVGPLLIALLLFLHGQHRAGYVLLAIPCLLALASLTFARHQFPVPSRLEEHRSAPAKGFTPAYWLYMLAGACFAAGLMSFELIAYHLSRSGLATVYWVPLFLAFGTACGVMASLGLGKLYDRIGLPVMLIAVVLTALFSPLVFLGGFYLALLGMAFWGIGQVTQDMLLKAVVAGVLPESRRNLAFGLFFAGYGSGWLLGSIATGLLYEQSRLALVIFAVAVQFASLPLFVIARRRQGAAGS